ATCTTTCGTCGTGTGAAAACAGGATAATCTGATGATCGGAACTTAATCGCTCCAACACGGTAACGCATTCCTGCAGCCGATCACTATCCAGATTGATCAAAGCATCATCCAGAAAAAACGGTAAGGCCAAATGCGGCGCCAGCGAATGAGATAATCCAAGACGGATGGCCAAACAAACGGCATCCATAGTTCCACGGCTGAGTTGTTCAAGTGCAACCCATTGGCCATTGCGACTTTTTACTCGGGCCGCAAAATCCTGCTCAATGGCAATGGCGTTGTACTTGTTCTGCGTTGCCTTCCGCAAATAGGTGGCAATCCGCTTCTCAAACCCCTGCAGGCTGCTGGAATGAAACTCTTCCAGCGCTTGCGATAAAACATCAATGGCACAGACAAGGACCTGTTTACGTTGTTCAAGGGCGGTCAGGCGATGCTCGAGATGCTCATGATGCCTGGAATCTTGCTCGCTTTCGGCAAGACGCCCCAGCAGCACGGCTTCCTGGCGTACCAAAGCCAGGATGTCTGCGTCCTGTTGACGAATCGATCGCTCCACAGCCTCCAACTTGGCCTCAGCGTCAGGAAGATCCTCAGGGGTCAGATGGTGAGAGGACTCCCCGTCGTTTCCATCCTCTGTAACGACTTCGCCGATATCCTCCCCGTCATCCACCGTCTCATCAACAGTGGTCTGTTCACAGCCTGAGGTGCCGGTGCTCAGTTCAGCAAGACGCTGCAATGTCTCACGATGTTGCTCAAATGCTTTCTGAATGCGGACCAGCTCTACAGCAGAAGAAGCGATTCCCAATGTTTCAAACTCATCATCAAGGGCACTTAACCGCTGCTGCTCCTGTTCTCGTCGCAACTCAATCGCAGTAATTTTCTCCTTGAGGCCAGCACACAGTTTCTTAACTTTTGTCATCCCCACAGCAAACCGGCTCCAACCACCGACAGCAGCAAGAGTACAGGCGATGGCAGTCGGCAAAAAGTATCTGGGAAAAACAAAATAGACAGATTGAGCGGCAACAATCAGTAACAGAGTCCATAATACCGGGCGCTTCCAATCAGGATGGCGCGTCTTCTGCAAACGATCCCGAAATGGTAGCATCTCTGAATGCAGAGAAATCATCTGATGGCGAATATCATCCGCTTCCGCCAATAAATGCGTCAGTTTTTCAGGAACAGGGACCGGGATACCGGCCTGACGCAGGGTTGCTTCAATTTGGCTGCGCTCATCCATCTCTGGAACAGCGTCATCTTCAGAGGCCTGTGGAACCTCTTCTGGCAACGGATCGAGATTGGATACGCCCCCTTGCCATTGGCCTTGAATCCAATCGAGGTAATGGCGCCCTTCCTGAAGCTGAGCACGATCTTCTGCCACGCGACTTTTTAACGCAGCAATCTTTTTACGCACCTGTTCCAATTCATCAAGGAGTGCATTATTTTGCTGCTGCTTTTGTTCCAGATCCTGTAGCGCCTCGCGGACAACGTCCAACTCACGCGGAGAACCGGCCATTCCCGTCCAGGGATTATCGCTGCTGATGGCTGCATAATCATCTTTGAGAGAACGCAAAACCATTTCACTGTCGCCCTGAACAAAACCGGACAGGATGGTACGTAGAAAACGTTCAAACTCTTCGGGTGTCGTCGGAAAATCATTTTGGCTGACAAACTGAGTTGCCCGAAACAGCGATTCGTCATTAATCCCCAGCAATTGCCGCAACAACTGGCTGTAGTGTTGATACTCCTGAGGATGATGACTTAAGGCTATCTGAGCACTGAAATGATCGGTCTGGTGGTACATCCCATCGTATTGGATCAGATCGACATGATCGCTGGTCACATCCCGCTCAAGTCGGATGTTGGCTTGACTGCTTTCAAACTGCAATCCGGCATGACACCCCTGCTGACTGCCCCACGGAAGATAGCGCTGCTTATCACGCAGCCCAAACAATACTGCAGAGATCGCCGCCATCATGGTTGATTTACCGGCTTCGTTCGGGCCGACAACCAGATTCATGCCACGACGGAACTCAAAGGATTTGTCGGAAAAACGGCCGAAACTTTTTAAATCCAAGCTGCGTAAGATCATGCCTCATCCTCTTCAAGGGCATGAAAACGGTGCAAGAGTTCACGAAGTGCTCCTTCATAAACCGCACGCTGTCCCTCACCACCCGCAACCGCCAATTCAATGAGGCGACGGCAAAGAATGC
This is a stretch of genomic DNA from uncultured Desulfuromonas sp.. It encodes these proteins:
- a CDS encoding AAA family ATPase is translated as MILRSLDLKSFGRFSDKSFEFRRGMNLVVGPNEAGKSTMMAAISAVLFGLRDKQRYLPWGSQQGCHAGLQFESSQANIRLERDVTSDHVDLIQYDGMYHQTDHFSAQIALSHHPQEYQHYSQLLRQLLGINDESLFRATQFVSQNDFPTTPEEFERFLRTILSGFVQGDSEMVLRSLKDDYAAISSDNPWTGMAGSPRELDVVREALQDLEQKQQQNNALLDELEQVRKKIAALKSRVAEDRAQLQEGRHYLDWIQGQWQGGVSNLDPLPEEVPQASEDDAVPEMDERSQIEATLRQAGIPVPVPEKLTHLLAEADDIRHQMISLHSEMLPFRDRLQKTRHPDWKRPVLWTLLLIVAAQSVYFVFPRYFLPTAIACTLAAVGGWSRFAVGMTKVKKLCAGLKEKITAIELRREQEQQRLSALDDEFETLGIASSAVELVRIQKAFEQHRETLQRLAELSTGTSGCEQTTVDETVDDGEDIGEVVTEDGNDGESSHHLTPEDLPDAEAKLEAVERSIRQQDADILALVRQEAVLLGRLAESEQDSRHHEHLEHRLTALEQRKQVLVCAIDVLSQALEEFHSSSLQGFEKRIATYLRKATQNKYNAIAIEQDFAARVKSRNGQWVALEQLSRGTMDAVCLAIRLGLSHSLAPHLALPFFLDDALINLDSDRLQECVTVLERLSSDHQIILFSHDERLHKIAARRRWHIIALSERRNRPTARSREGAEDAGQLSLL